A genomic region of Candidozyma auris chromosome 5, complete sequence contains the following coding sequences:
- a CDS encoding FMP46 family protein, protein MSLFRSLQNSPATISIFHNARVPASARLFAFLEKAYYQLNDDKNLFQLDMNAKQMPTYDQFKSIYTNCVRGDRCKTVLKECFPLLNDKFIKSDQGSVTVKSLGISHDRGFKIFSQNEYDHIHEAFDNLINQENPEIDPNELFQPPLLIDWDQNLIANDMDGLELILAKYKEAAKEKS, encoded by the coding sequence ATGTCTCTCTTCAGGTCTTTGCAAAACTCTCCAGCTACTATCTCGATTTTCCACAATGCCCGAGTTCCGGCCCTGGCTAGGTTGTTTGCTttcttggagaaagcaTACTATCAATTGAACGATGATAAGAACCTTTTCCAGCTCGATATGAACGCCAAACAAATGCCCACTTACGACCAGTTCAAGTCTATTTATACCAACTGTGTTCGTGGTGATCGCTGCAAAACCGTGTTGAAAGAGTGCTTCCCGTTGCTCAACGAcaaattcatcaaatcaGACCAAGGCCTGGTTACCGTGAAGAGCCTCGGCATTTCTCACGATAGAGGGTTCAAGATCTTTTCTCAAAACGAGTACGACCATATTCATGAGGCCTTTGACAATCTCATCAACCAGGAGAACCCGGAGATCGACCCTAACGAGCTCTTCCAGCCTCCATTGCTCATTGACTGGGACCAGAACTTGATTGCCAATGACATGGACGGCTTGGAGTTGATATTGGCCAAGTACAAGGAGGcagccaaggagaagtcCTAA
- the CPP1 gene encoding tyrosine/serine/threonine protein phosphatase MSG5 translates to MTSPESEVNVSQATSVAYINPVTLNKMTLIDSDSASQPPNDSAVSCSSSPSVIAPPQLLADHASSTINYSPKHSRKPSSLSTSRNINMKQLSLNFSSSSPSPSRDSSSSVASEAVYGPSIANGSLHVSPPSREPAKKPPALAIPHHQHASAPLVTPVVASTPLIPPAPPPQKTRGHSLRSSPVIPPSEFRLGSPPVPFAPGSPEIALSSPFALAHHQHTHNNASDSVFDEAPSLARRQVHSHSHQDASGIQYYPPEELQEQSSLHAYPNGPARVLDNNLFLYSDPKHSSRPVDVNDYDLVINVAKDCTNLSEEFDTKNGKRTYLHVPWSHTSSISKDLPKITEMIARYDRPGLKTLVHCQCGVSRSACVVVAYFMVKFHISVNEAYELLKSGTANTAEPCNRRIAQLGHHVDACERICPNMSLIFELMDFDENRKESAS, encoded by the coding sequence ATGACCTCCCCTGAACTGGAGGTGAACGTATCGCAGGCGACCTCTGTGGCGTATATCAATCCGGTGaccttgaacaagatgacCCTAATCGATCTGGACTCAGCGTCCCAACCACCCAACGACTCCGCTGTCTCATGTTCCTCCTCTCCGCTGGTAATTGCTCCTCCACAGCTTCTTGCGGACCACGCGTCCTCCACCATCAACTATTCGCCGAAACACTCAAGAAAGCCCAGCCTGCTATCAACGTCGCGTAACATCAACATGAAGCAGCTTCTGCTCAATTTTCTGAGCTCCTCACCTTCTCCCTCGAGAGACCTGTCCTCCAGCGTCGCAAGTGAGGCTGTTTATGGGCCTTCCATCGCCAACGGCTCCCTCCATGTGAGCCCGCCTCTGCGGGAACCAGCAAAGAAACCGCCTGCCCTAGCGATTCCCCACCACCAACACGCATCTGCGCCATTAGTGACCCCTGTGGTCGCCCTGACGCCCTTGATACCGCCGGCACCACCTCCACAGAAGACTCGAGGCCACTCGCTCCGTCTGCTGCCCGTGATACCGCCCTCTGAGTTTCGCTTAGGCCTGCCTCCTGTTCCTTTCGCTCCTGGATCTCCTGAAATCGCCTTGCTGAGCCCCTTTGCCTTGGCCCATCACCAACATACCCACAATAACGCATCTGACTCGGTCTTTGACGAAGCTCCCCTGCTAGCTCGCCGGCAAGTTCATCTGCACTCGCACCAAGACGCTTCAGGCATCCAGTATTACCCTCCTGAGGAGCTCCAGGAACAGTCGAGCCTACACGCCTACCCCAATGGCCCTGCCAGGGTTTTAGATAACAACTTGTTTCTATATCTGGACCCAAAGCACTCTTCGCGACCGGTGGATGTCAATGATTACGATTTGGTGATCAACGTTGCCAAGGATTGCACTAATTTATCGGAAGAGTTCGACACCAAGAATGGCAAACGCACGTACCTTCACGTTCCGTGGTCCCATACCTCGCTGATTCTGAAGGATCTTCCCAAGATTACAGAGATGATCGCGCGTTACGATAGGCCGGGGTTAAAAACGCTAGTGCACTGCCAATGTGGCGTGCTGCGTTCGGCGTGTGTGGTGGTGGCATACTTCATGGTGAAATTCCATATCTCTGTCAACGAAGCTTAcgagctcttgaagtctgGCACGGCCAATACTGCAGAACCGTGCAACCGGCGCATCGCCCAGCTTGGCCATCACGTAGATGCTTGCGAGCGCATTTGCCCAAACATGAGCTTAATATTTGAGTTGATGGACTTTGACGAAAATAGAAAAGAGCTGGCGAGCTAG
- a CDS encoding Golgi transport complex subunit COG5, whose protein sequence is MTTQAIEDFEAFLEDEFNPTKFSASLLLATNVADDSELDLATPIKKLQFDANECESRMEHLARTHTTELVDSFSNIESTKAVMSQSVAPSVERVKKSYARIEREIVEPYKEAAKLNEALEKIHTTSTLLRGACILIMFIQQLQECEASGTDSVRMARLYSLMNQFYTGKLLSNSAAAGDVFSLKFVKEYHPVYKSKSAEFLNSLSEKVTNDIAHHNSFKESNTTLRNNILALYTMDSKELFVVLDKDALSKSIQIASTQLSRALQSPRSFGSALEDTYQFALSFNETLEALLRACRISDDKSLYTAFVNEHLQVESLRDVYWDRLVMKFKKSIATTMARGGPIAKSLVTNYPRIASAVESTFEPDLRKILLDAIVIIDNAPKQ, encoded by the coding sequence ATGACAACACAAGCAATTGAGGACTTCGAAGCGTTTCTCGAGGACGAATTCAATCCAACCAAGTTTTCCGCCTCGCTTCTCCTAGCAACGAATGTTGCAGACGACTCCGAGCTCGACTTGGCCACGCCGATCAAAAAGCTCCAGTTTGATGCCAACGAATGTGAATCTCGGATGGAGCACCTTGCACGTACACATACAACAGAGCTTGTGGACAGCTTTTCCAACATAGAATCGACGAAAGCAGTCATGCTGCAGTCTGTGGCTCCTCTGGTCGAAAGAGTCAAGAAGTCATATGCCCGAATCGAGCGAGAGATCGTGGAACCTTATAAGGAAGCTGCCAAGCTCAATGAAGCACTCGAAAAGATCCATACTACATCTACACTTCTTCGAGGAGCCTGTATTCTTATAATGTTCATTCAGCAGCTCCAGGAGTGTGAGGCAAGTGGGACGGACTCCGTGAGGATGGCTAGATTGTACAGCTTAATGAATCAGTTTTACACTGGGAAACTTCTCCTGAACTcggctgctgctggtgatgTGTTTTCGTTAAAGTTTGTGAAGGAGTATCATCCGGTTTACAAATCAAAGTCGGCTGAATTCTTGAATTCGCTTTCTGAGAAAGTAACAAACGACATTGCCCACCATAACTCGTTCAAGGAATCCAACACCACTTTGAGAAACAACATATTAGCATTGTACACCATGGATAGTAAGGAGTTGTTTGTTGTATTGGACAAAGATGCTCTTTCGAAGTCAATTCAGATCGCCTCTACTCAACTCTCGAGGGCGTTGCAGTCCCCACGAAGTTTTGGCTCCGCTTTGGAGGATACCTACCAGTTTGCTCTACTGTTTAATGAAACTTTGGAAGCATTGCTTAGAGCTTGCCGCATATCGGATGACAAGCTGTTGTACACGGCTTTCGTCAACGAGCACCTCCAGGTTGAGTCCTTACGTGATGTCTATTGGGACCGCTTGGtgatgaaattcaaaaaaagcataGCAACCACAATGGCTCGTGGTGGGCCCATTGCAAAGTCCCTTGTGACAAATTACCCAAGAATAGCCAGTGCCGTGGAGTCTACTTTTGAGCCAGACCTTCGCAAGATTCTACTAGACGCCATTGTCATTATCGATAATGCTCCTAAGCAATAG
- the SEC24 gene encoding COPII subunit — protein sequence MSRRRAYPQPQYAVQQPPAQPSYNAYGVDQATQGFQNLNLQQQPVQPQFSQQPQQLQQQPQYPVNSNAQGYPAQSASAYGYQADPYAQAQAQAQVQSPVAPQFQQNQYQAGYQASDPYGQQTQASFYGTGPSVGGMGGVGSANAFPLNQLYTTDLMTLLPPPISELSLPPPPLIIPPTSTIVPGSETANASHEYFRSTLNVIPTTSSLLKKSKLPLALVVRPYTALHDSEEQVPVTKDTIISRCRRCRSYINPFISWTENGKRWRCNFCGLQNDVPSAFDYDELSRKAANRYERVELNHSCVEFIAPKEYMARAPQPIVYTFIIDVSANAVASGLTSTVARTILESLDRIPNANKTAKIAIIGVDSNLHFFRFREGLDEAPEMLIVSDLDEPFLPSPEGLLINLDENRKAIEKLLDDFPSYFEGTANPHFALGPALRSGHNLISSIGGKLVVFSATLPSIGEGKLMARDESQSGKPKEAQTLLNVADKFYKTFAVDCNTRQVTIDLFLTGSKYQDVATLSNLPRYTAGQTHFYPSWNCSSVEDVAKLSREISEHLSMEIALEAVLRVRCSTGFRMSGFFGNFFNRSSDLCSYPSFPRDQSYVIEVAIEETITKPVVYFQAAVLHTTCFGERRVRVINLAVPTSSKLDDIYASADQLAITNYVTHRAIEKGLSSSLGDAREYLLKSVVDILNVYRKELVPGNVTGSSPLQISTNLRLLPLLLFSLTKNMGFRDERLLADLRARALNDLGSLPLNHLIKTIYPTVYALHLMDDDCGLPKTSIDIDPETGEETTITSTEIKMPEPQNASNAGWQSYGLYLIDNGIELFLWVSGGVTPALVADVFGTDNLYEVATGKVELPEFSFEESEFNYKIRQIIGKLREQKDSIVWKNLYVCIGPSEEEPLEIASARSFNAMRSWVLSNLVEDRSLHSKGYRDFLTELKTKIAQ from the coding sequence ATgtccagaagaagagcataTCCACAGCCCCAGTACGCTGTGCAGCAGCCTCCAGCGCAGCCTTCGTATAATGCTTACGGTGTGGATCAAGCCACCCAAGGTTTTCAGAACTTGAACCTCCAGCAACAGCCAGTTCAGCCACAATTCTCTCAACAACCACAGCAATTGCAACAGCAACCTCAGTATCCTGTCAATAGTAACGCTCAGGGATACCCAGCCCAACTGGCATCAGCTTACGGATACCAGGCTGACCCATATGCTCAGGCTCAGGCTCAGGCTCAAGTGCAATCGCCAGTGGCACCTCAATTCCAGCAAAATCAGTACCAGGCTGGGTATCAGGCCTCTGATCCGTATGGACAGCAGACCCAGGCATCGTTTTACGGTACTGGACCTTCAGTGGGAGGGATGGGTGGAGTTGGATCGGCAAACGCCTTTCCCTTGAACCAGTTGTACACCACTGACTTGATGACTTTATTGCCTCCTCCTATTAGCGAATTGTCGTTGCCTCCACCACCTCTAATCATTCCACCAACGAGTACAATTGTTCCTGGCTCGGAGACTGCGAACGCTTCCCATGAGTACTTCCGCTCGACGTTGAATGTGATTCCCACTACGTcgtccttgttgaagaaatccAAGTTGCCTTTGGCTCTCGTTGTCAGACCGTACACAGCCTTGCACGACTCGGAAGAGCAGGTGCCAGTCACCAAGGATACCATCATTAGTCGTTGTCGTCGTTGCAGAAGTTACATCAACCCCTTCATTTCGTGGACCGAGAATGGTAAGCGCTGGAGATGTAATTTCTGTGGCTTGCAAAACGACGTTCCCAGCGCGTTCGACTACGATGAATTGTCGCGGAAGGCTGCTAACAGGTATGAGCGTGTCGAGTTGAATCATTCCTGCGTCGAATTCATTGCCCCCAAGGAATACATGGCCAGAGCCCCTCAACCAATCGTCTACACTTTCATCATAGACGTGTCTGCTAATGCAGTGGCTTCCGGCTTGACTTCAACTGTTGCTAGAACCATCTTGGAGAGCTTGGACCGCATTCCCAACGCTAACAAGACGGCCAAAATTGCCATTATCGGCGTTGACTCCAACTTGCACTTCTTTAGATTCCGCGAGGGTTTAGATGAGGCTCCTGAAATGCTCATTGTATCTGATCTCGACGAGCCTTTCTTGCCTTCTCCTGAGGGATTACTCAtcaatcttgatgaaaacAGAAAAGCCattgaaaagctcttgGATGACTTCCCTAGCTATTTCGAGGGTACCGCAAACCCTCACTTCGCTTTGGGTCCAGCCTTAAGATCTGGTCATAACCTCATCCTGTCAATAGGTGGTAAGCTTGTTGTCTTCTCGGCAACGTTACCAAGTATCGGTGAAGGTAAGTTGATGGCTAGAGACGAATCTCAATCGGGTAAACCCAAGGAAGCTCAAACATTATTGAACGTTGCTGACAAATTTTACAAAACGTTCGCCGTTGATTGTAACACTCGCCAAGTCACCATCgacttgttcttgacaGGGTCTAAATACCAAGATGTTGCCACTTTATCAAACTTGCCCCGTTATACTGCTGGTCAAACACACTTCTATCCTTCTTGGAATTGCTCGTCAGTGGAAGACGTTGCTAAGTTGTCTAGAGAGATTAGTGAGCACTTATCCATGGAGATTGCTTTGGAGGCTGTGTTGAGAGTGAGATGCTCAACGGGCTTTAGAATGAGTGGATTTTTCGGTAATTTTTTCAACAGGTCGTCTGATTTGTGCTCTTACCCATCCTTCCCTAGAGATCAGAGCTACGTCATCGAGGTAGCCATCGAAGAGACGATCACTAAACCGGTGGTGTACTTCCAAGCAGCCGTTCTACATACCACATGCTTTGGTGAAAGAAGAGTAAGAGTGATCAATTTGGCTGTTCCAACTTCCAGCAAATTGGATGATATTTACGCTTCTGCAGATCAACTCGCGATTACAAACTATGTCACTCACAGAGCAATTGAGAAGGGATTGTCAAGCTCCTTGGGTGATGCCAGAGAATACTTGCTCAAGTCTGTTGTGGACATCTTGAATGTGTACAGAAAAGAGTTGGTCCCTGGTAACGTTACCGGCTCTTCTCCTTTGCAGATCTCCACGAACTTGAGATTGCTCCCACTCTTGCTCTTTTCATTGACAAAAAATATGGGGTTCAGAGATGAAAGGCTTTTAGCGGATCTCAGAGCCCGTGCCTTGAATGATTTGGGCTCGCTTCCACTTAATCATTTGATTAAGACCATTTATCCTACGGTGTACGCCTTGCATTTGATGGACGACGATTGTGGATTACCCAAGACCTCCATCGACATTGATCCAGAGACAGGAGAGGAAACTACTATTACTTCAACGGAAATCAAGATGCCTGAACCTCAAAACGCTTCTAATGCTGGGTGGCAGCTGTATGGATTATATTTGATTGATAATGGTATTGAACTCTTTTTGTGGGTCTCTGGTGGAGTTACTCCAGCTCTTGTTGCGGACGTGTTTGGCACCGACAACTTGTATGAGGTTGCGACAGGTAAAGTTGAATTGCCAGAATTTCTGTTCGAAGAGTCGGAATTCAACTACAAGATTCGCCAAATCATTGGCAAGCTCAGAGAGCAAAAGGACTCTATTGTATGGAAGAACTTGTATGTTTGTATCGGACCTTCGGAGGAGGAACCATTGGAGATTGCCCTGGCGCGTCTGTTCAACGCCATGAGATCCTGGGTTTTGAGCAACTTGGTCGAGGATAGATCTTTACACTCCAAGGGTTACAGAGACTTCCTCACTGAACTCAAAACCAAGATTGCTCAGTAA